A DNA window from Halomicrobium mukohataei DSM 12286 contains the following coding sequences:
- a CDS encoding branched-chain amino acid ABC transporter permease has protein sequence MYLVVVGLLACYPAIYHLLTHSPLGEVAVTVLPRMETMVAVLYFSLFAMSFDFISGYTGYLSFGHAAFYGTGAYTVLLIANGKVPLLGPETPFLVALVVGAVLATVLAVVIGLVSFRLTGVYFAMITLGFAQVLYVFVRDWDYVGSNPRDGIALSGARGFELGVPYVDQLTVSLGTLTGDTLALAGHTLGTTTVSFYAVGVVVLLCFAAMQRILHSPFGRVMVAIRENEDRAEAIGYDTFRYKLGAFAISGFFGGVAGGLLAGFKRSVTPESGFYFLTSGDALLASIIGGFGTLAGPLWGHLFDETVREFLSNRGQGGGLLPYLEQTLSEEFLTTELVGGLTVEGFITAALNGHASLYVGIVFVLFVLYVPDGIVGTVRSRLGGRVARRLPERLWGER, from the coding sequence GTGTATCTCGTCGTCGTCGGGCTGCTGGCGTGTTACCCCGCGATCTATCACCTCCTGACCCACTCGCCACTGGGCGAGGTGGCCGTCACCGTCCTCCCGCGGATGGAGACGATGGTCGCCGTGCTGTACTTCTCTCTCTTTGCGATGTCGTTCGACTTCATCAGCGGCTACACCGGCTACCTCTCGTTCGGCCACGCGGCGTTCTACGGCACCGGCGCGTACACCGTCCTCCTGATCGCCAACGGGAAGGTCCCGCTCTTGGGTCCCGAGACGCCGTTCCTGGTGGCACTCGTCGTCGGCGCGGTCCTCGCGACGGTGCTCGCGGTGGTGATCGGCCTGGTCTCGTTCAGGCTGACCGGGGTCTACTTCGCGATGATCACCCTCGGTTTCGCACAGGTGCTGTACGTCTTCGTCCGGGACTGGGACTACGTCGGCTCGAACCCCCGTGACGGGATCGCGCTGAGCGGAGCCCGCGGCTTCGAGCTGGGCGTGCCCTACGTCGATCAGCTGACCGTCTCGCTGGGCACGCTGACCGGCGACACGCTGGCGCTCGCGGGCCACACCCTCGGGACGACGACGGTCTCCTTTTACGCCGTGGGTGTCGTCGTCCTCCTGTGTTTCGCGGCGATGCAGCGGATCCTCCACTCGCCCTTCGGCCGCGTCATGGTCGCGATCCGCGAGAACGAGGACCGCGCCGAGGCCATCGGTTACGACACCTTCCGCTACAAGCTGGGCGCGTTCGCGATCAGCGGCTTCTTCGGCGGCGTCGCCGGGGGACTGCTCGCGGGGTTCAAACGCTCCGTGACCCCCGAGTCCGGGTTCTACTTCCTGACCAGCGGCGACGCGCTGCTGGCCAGCATCATCGGCGGATTCGGGACCCTCGCCGGCCCGCTCTGGGGCCACCTGTTCGACGAGACCGTCCGGGAGTTCCTCTCGAATCGGGGCCAGGGCGGCGGCCTGCTCCCGTATCTGGAACAGACGCTCTCGGAGGAGTTTCTGACGACCGAACTCGTCGGCGGGCTCACGGTCGAGGGCTTCATCACCGCCGCGCTGAACGGCCACGCGAGCCTCTACGTCGGTATCGTCTTCGTCCTGTTCGTCCTCTACGTCCCCGACGGGATCGTCGGCACGGTCCGCTCGCGGCTGGGCGGTCGGGTCGCGCGGCGGCTCCCCGAACGGCTGTGGGGTGAGCGGTGA
- a CDS encoding 3-oxoacyl-ACP synthase, protein MTVHCTGLAVALPEATISGATIAERSGIPESVVVEKMGIREKRVARDEHPSDLCVEAGRRALDDAGVDAAALDLVSYHGSELKDHVVWSLAADVAERLGASDAYASESYALCAGAPIAIREAAAQIRTGSIDRALLVAASREEDLVDYGDPDTSFMFNFGSGASAMVLERDAGERAIATVRESAAITDGSFSRDVIVPAGGTVQPPSNATVEEGRHSLRVPDHESMKARLAEVSLPNFLAVADDALDASGYDRDAVDFAAITHMKRSFHDHLCDQFGLGEREHLYLDEYGHVQSVDQALATREARDRGWLDDGDVVLFLAAGTGYTWAATVLEWRG, encoded by the coding sequence GTGACGGTCCACTGCACCGGCCTCGCCGTCGCGTTGCCCGAGGCGACGATCTCCGGTGCGACGATCGCCGAGCGCTCGGGTATCCCCGAGTCGGTCGTCGTCGAGAAGATGGGTATCCGCGAGAAGCGCGTTGCCCGCGACGAACACCCCAGCGACCTCTGTGTCGAGGCGGGACGGCGGGCGCTGGACGACGCTGGCGTCGACGCCGCGGCTCTGGACCTGGTCAGCTACCACGGGAGCGAGCTGAAAGACCACGTCGTCTGGAGCCTCGCCGCGGACGTGGCCGAGCGGCTGGGCGCGAGCGACGCCTACGCCAGCGAGAGCTACGCGCTCTGTGCCGGCGCGCCGATCGCGATCCGAGAGGCGGCCGCACAGATCCGGACGGGCTCGATCGACCGCGCGCTGCTGGTCGCCGCGAGTCGCGAGGAGGACCTCGTCGACTACGGGGACCCGGACACCTCCTTCATGTTCAACTTCGGGAGCGGGGCGAGCGCGATGGTCCTCGAACGGGACGCCGGGGAGCGCGCCATCGCGACCGTCCGCGAGAGCGCCGCGATCACGGACGGGAGCTTCTCGCGCGACGTGATCGTCCCGGCCGGCGGGACCGTCCAGCCCCCCTCGAACGCCACCGTCGAAGAGGGTCGCCACTCCCTGCGCGTCCCGGACCACGAGTCGATGAAAGCGCGACTCGCCGAGGTGAGTCTGCCGAACTTCCTCGCGGTGGCCGACGACGCCCTCGACGCCTCGGGCTACGACCGCGACGCCGTCGACTTCGCTGCCATCACCCACATGAAGCGGTCGTTCCACGACCACCTCTGTGACCAGTTCGGGCTGGGCGAGCGCGAGCACCTGTATCTGGACGAGTACGGTCACGTCCAGAGCGTCGACCAGGCGCTCGCGACCCGCGAGGCCAGAGATCGCGGCTGGCTCGACGACGGAGACGTGGTCCTCTTTCTCGCCGCCGGGACGGGCTACACGTGGGCGGCGACGGTGCTGGAGTGGCGCGGCTAA
- the gfo6 gene encoding D-xylose 1-dehydrogenase Gfo6, whose product MALDEHFDDFMRRDWDTGADGTVRFAMVGLGWWTRDYAVPATQQSEYCETTTVVSSSPEKAESFAEEFDGVETALTYDEFTDGAGTDQYDAVYVATPNALHLPYVEAAASYGKDVLCEKPMEASVERAEAMAEAAEDVTLMVAYRMHTDPAVRRMRELVADGFVGEPTHVHGHMSQRLLEMIPDRDQWRLNPELAGQGASITDLGVYPINTTRFVLDRDPVAVQSAMYSGSEGFEDVPDERAAATIVYEDDVLASISASQNSYEDGFLRVTGTAGQLVLEPAFLKPSGLTVSRSGIDATYDLPEMGEAQQMQAEFDYFSHHLLADTEPPADGEYGVVDMRVIRAAVESARTGERVTL is encoded by the coding sequence ATGGCGCTCGACGAGCATTTCGACGACTTCATGCGGCGCGACTGGGATACCGGCGCGGACGGGACCGTCCGCTTCGCGATGGTCGGTCTGGGCTGGTGGACGCGTGACTACGCCGTCCCCGCGACCCAGCAGTCCGAGTACTGCGAGACGACGACCGTCGTCAGCTCCTCGCCCGAAAAGGCCGAGTCCTTCGCCGAGGAGTTCGACGGCGTCGAGACGGCGCTGACCTACGACGAGTTCACCGACGGTGCCGGCACGGACCAGTACGACGCGGTCTACGTGGCGACGCCGAACGCGCTACACCTGCCCTACGTCGAGGCCGCGGCGAGCTACGGCAAGGACGTGCTCTGCGAGAAGCCGATGGAAGCCAGCGTCGAGCGCGCCGAGGCGATGGCCGAGGCAGCCGAGGACGTGACGCTGATGGTGGCCTACCGGATGCACACGGACCCAGCCGTCCGCCGGATGCGCGAACTGGTGGCCGACGGATTCGTCGGCGAGCCGACCCACGTCCACGGCCACATGTCCCAGCGCCTGCTGGAGATGATTCCCGACCGCGACCAGTGGCGGCTGAACCCCGAGCTGGCGGGCCAGGGCGCGTCGATCACCGACCTGGGCGTCTATCCGATCAACACGACGCGGTTCGTCCTCGACCGGGACCCGGTGGCGGTCCAGTCGGCGATGTACTCGGGCAGCGAGGGGTTCGAGGACGTGCCCGACGAACGCGCCGCGGCGACGATCGTCTACGAGGACGACGTGCTGGCCTCGATCTCGGCCAGTCAGAACAGCTACGAGGACGGATTCTTGCGGGTCACCGGCACGGCGGGCCAGCTCGTGCTAGAGCCGGCCTTCCTGAAGCCCTCCGGACTCACCGTCTCTCGCAGCGGGATCGACGCGACCTACGACCTCCCGGAGATGGGCGAAGCCCAGCAGATGCAGGCGGAGTTCGACTACTTCAGCCACCACCTCCTGGCCGACACCGAACCGCCCGCCGACGGCGAGTACGGCGTCGTCGACATGCGCGTGATCCGCGCGGCCGTCGAGTCCGCCCGGACCGGCGAGCGGGTGACGCTGTAG
- a CDS encoding J domain-containing protein has product MTETFYDVLGVEPDATASDIEDAYRERLKETHPDHNDDADADEATQRVIEARNVLTDDDERARYDRLGHDAYVGADAAGSDHHDARGAAARAAREAGWADSETDGPSESTAAGTNAGPSERRRRERTASERVRETRTAASSGATGATATGQTTAGTSPDSGASTGRTRPTGTSTRDSRQRDRIYGAGTDSGEVAYNVRHDVSSSGHSLRAFVADTPLSLAALTFVLYPIMVASTMFPDFPLVVNATVGLCALLLIGYLQSQPSVGVLVFGTWSVLVPLALVAFGVPVTGLVGLAALGSVWLPFGFSLLTRSVVGP; this is encoded by the coding sequence ATGACAGAGACGTTCTACGACGTGCTCGGGGTCGAACCAGATGCCACCGCGAGCGACATCGAGGACGCCTATCGCGAGCGACTGAAGGAGACCCATCCGGACCACAACGACGACGCCGACGCCGACGAGGCCACCCAGCGCGTGATCGAGGCCCGCAACGTGCTGACCGACGACGACGAGCGCGCCCGCTACGATCGACTCGGACACGACGCGTACGTCGGCGCGGACGCGGCGGGGAGCGATCACCACGACGCCCGCGGCGCGGCGGCCCGTGCGGCCCGCGAGGCCGGCTGGGCGGACAGCGAGACGGACGGTCCCAGCGAGTCGACTGCCGCGGGCACGAACGCGGGGCCCTCCGAGCGGCGACGCCGGGAGCGAACGGCAAGCGAACGCGTTCGTGAGACGCGCACGGCGGCGTCGAGTGGTGCAACTGGAGCCACCGCGACCGGACAGACGACGGCGGGCACGTCGCCCGATAGTGGCGCGTCGACGGGCCGGACGCGCCCGACGGGCACTTCGACCCGTGACAGCCGCCAGCGCGACCGGATTTACGGTGCAGGTACCGACAGCGGCGAGGTGGCGTACAACGTCAGACACGACGTGAGTTCGAGCGGTCACTCGCTGCGGGCGTTCGTGGCCGACACGCCGCTCTCACTCGCCGCGCTGACGTTCGTCCTCTATCCGATCATGGTGGCGTCCACGATGTTCCCAGACTTCCCACTGGTGGTCAACGCCACCGTCGGCCTGTGTGCCCTGCTGTTGATCGGCTACCTCCAGTCCCAGCCGTCGGTGGGCGTCCTCGTCTTCGGGACCTGGAGCGTCCTGGTGCCCCTCGCACTCGTCGCGTTCGGCGTCCCGGTGACCGGGCTCGTCGGGCTCGCAGCGCTCGGGAGCGTCTGGCTGCCCTTTGGCTTCTCGTTGCTGACCCGCTCGGTCGTGGGGCCGTAG
- the menD gene encoding 2-succinyl-5-enolpyruvyl-6-hydroxy-3-cyclohexene-1-carboxylic-acid synthase: MTEPNENTLWGRVIVEELVANGIDAVCVAPGSRSTPLTVAVARHPEMRVYSHLDERSAAYFALGRARRTGTPTPLICTSGTAAANFHPAVIEADQSRVPMVLLTADRPRELQDSGANQTIDQEKLYGDAVRQYRSLPEPAPEPRRLRSLRTTVCRAVATATDTPAGPVHLNVPVSKPLEPTPVEGAVPDDLPERAPLGANGRDGPMVRTTRGDRTLSASDLSTLADRIDRERGLIVAGPSNEPTPGRDALAELADATGFPVLADPLSGHRFGPHVGDRPICGGYDSYLDAGAWPDPDIVLRFGASPTSKTLRHWLRDADAAQFVVDPAGQWREAAFTATDLVVADPTRLATGLAERLDRSPTAWTERFETAEARYWDLAERAHGEQFFEGTVAATVASAVPDPATVMVSNSMPVRDLDRFGRPRAADVTVLGNRGASGIDGITSTGLGAGSATDDPLVVLTGDLAYYHDMNGLLAVGRCNVDATIVLVNNDGGGIFHELPIESFEPPFTDQFRTPHGLDFEPTGALYDLEYDRVEGRGALADAVASSAGASGTQIVECRFDGERSHRYRDRVHERVRESL, translated from the coding sequence GTGACCGAGCCAAACGAGAACACGCTGTGGGGGCGCGTCATCGTCGAAGAACTCGTCGCGAACGGGATCGACGCGGTCTGTGTCGCACCCGGCAGTCGCTCGACGCCGCTGACCGTCGCGGTCGCACGGCACCCGGAGATGCGCGTCTACTCTCACCTCGACGAGCGGTCGGCGGCCTACTTCGCGCTCGGACGGGCTCGCCGGACCGGAACGCCGACGCCGCTGATCTGTACCTCTGGCACGGCGGCGGCGAACTTCCATCCGGCGGTGATCGAGGCCGACCAGTCTCGTGTGCCGATGGTGCTGTTGACCGCCGACCGTCCCCGAGAACTGCAAGACAGCGGCGCGAACCAGACGATCGACCAGGAGAAACTGTACGGCGACGCGGTCCGGCAGTACCGCTCGCTCCCAGAGCCGGCACCGGAGCCGCGCCGGCTCCGATCGCTCCGAACAACAGTCTGTCGCGCCGTCGCGACTGCGACCGACACGCCCGCGGGTCCAGTCCACCTGAACGTGCCCGTCTCGAAGCCCCTCGAACCGACGCCGGTCGAGGGCGCGGTTCCGGACGACCTCCCGGAGCGCGCTCCACTCGGTGCGAACGGCCGGGACGGGCCGATGGTCCGTACGACCCGCGGCGACAGGACGCTCTCGGCATCGGACCTGTCCACGCTCGCCGACCGGATCGACAGAGAGCGGGGCCTGATCGTCGCCGGCCCGTCGAACGAACCGACGCCCGGCCGGGACGCGCTGGCAGAACTCGCTGACGCCACGGGCTTTCCGGTGCTCGCCGATCCGCTGTCGGGGCATCGCTTCGGCCCCCACGTCGGCGATCGGCCCATCTGTGGCGGCTACGACTCGTATCTCGACGCCGGAGCCTGGCCCGATCCGGATATCGTGCTCCGGTTCGGGGCCTCGCCGACCTCGAAGACGCTGCGTCACTGGCTGCGGGACGCCGACGCCGCCCAGTTCGTGGTCGATCCGGCCGGCCAGTGGCGCGAAGCGGCGTTCACCGCGACCGATCTCGTCGTGGCCGACCCGACGCGGCTGGCGACGGGGCTGGCCGAGCGACTCGACCGATCACCGACGGCGTGGACCGAGCGATTCGAGACCGCAGAAGCCCGCTACTGGGACCTCGCCGAGCGGGCGCACGGCGAGCAGTTCTTCGAGGGGACGGTCGCCGCGACGGTCGCCAGCGCCGTCCCGGATCCGGCGACGGTGATGGTCTCGAACAGTATGCCGGTTCGGGATCTGGACCGGTTCGGACGGCCCCGAGCGGCCGACGTGACCGTCCTCGGCAATCGCGGGGCCAGCGGTATCGACGGGATCACCTCGACGGGACTCGGTGCGGGCAGCGCGACCGACGACCCGCTGGTCGTACTCACCGGCGATCTGGCCTACTACCACGACATGAACGGCCTGCTCGCGGTCGGGCGCTGTAACGTGGACGCGACGATCGTCCTCGTGAACAACGACGGCGGCGGCATCTTCCACGAGCTGCCCATCGAGTCATTCGAGCCGCCCTTTACCGACCAGTTCCGGACGCCCCACGGACTGGACTTCGAGCCGACGGGCGCGCTGTACGACCTCGAATACGACCGCGTCGAGGGCCGTGGTGCCCTCGCCGACGCCGTGGCGTCCTCGGCCGGCGCGTCCGGCACGCAGATCGTCGAGTGTCGGTTCGACGGCGAGCGGAGCCATCGGTACCGGGATCGGGTCCACGAGCGCGTTCGCGAATCGCTGTAG
- a CDS encoding ribbon-helix-helix domain-containing protein, with protein sequence MPQVEITIPEHLEMQIAQLVEEGEFLTREEAIEDLLSTGLKAYKTSGPMDDEDDPGGFEDDGMMGHDDEYVF encoded by the coding sequence ATGCCACAGGTAGAGATAACGATCCCGGAACATCTCGAGATGCAGATCGCCCAGCTCGTCGAAGAAGGCGAGTTCCTCACCCGCGAGGAAGCGATCGAGGATCTCCTCTCGACCGGGTTGAAAGCCTACAAGACCAGCGGGCCCATGGACGACGAGGACGATCCCGGGGGATTCGAGGACGACGGGATGATGGGTCACGACGACGAGTACGTCTTCTAG
- a CDS encoding UPF0058 family protein, whose product MHKDELLELHEQMVLIMRFFRDEMDSVDPELFDAYGELDVRPSDVHKSKSEHKHAVFVLGNSLATAMSEDEFSDAGRVGKRMKELAEDAESKL is encoded by the coding sequence ATGCACAAAGACGAGCTTCTCGAGCTGCACGAACAGATGGTGCTGATCATGCGTTTCTTCCGCGACGAGATGGACAGCGTCGACCCCGAGCTGTTCGACGCCTACGGCGAGCTCGACGTGCGCCCCTCGGACGTTCACAAGTCCAAGAGCGAACACAAACACGCCGTCTTCGTGCTGGGCAACTCGCTGGCGACCGCGATGAGCGAAGACGAGTTTTCCGACGCCGGCCGCGTTGGCAAGCGGATGAAGGAACTCGCGGAAGACGCCGAGAGCAAGCTCTAG
- a CDS encoding Lrp/AsnC family transcriptional regulator, translating to MNADESPDWEFKERDVLILRELADDPELSSRELADILEADHDISVSHVTVSESIRKMRQEGVFRDAIVPNEEYFNFALFEFKFNPEHFEEGWREAMTAIRDDRHTMFYFLSDGEYQWKSVMMFPSRKAESRWIHEFYKDHGRVVQNIRNSVIHNVLKFQTDPEIFTELEQDDT from the coding sequence ATGAACGCGGACGAATCACCAGACTGGGAGTTCAAGGAACGCGACGTGTTGATCCTCAGAGAGCTGGCCGACGACCCGGAGCTCTCCTCGCGAGAACTGGCCGACATCCTCGAAGCGGACCACGACATCTCGGTGTCACACGTCACCGTCAGCGAATCGATCCGCAAGATGCGCCAGGAGGGGGTCTTCCGTGACGCGATCGTCCCCAACGAGGAGTACTTCAACTTCGCGCTGTTCGAGTTCAAGTTCAACCCGGAGCACTTCGAGGAGGGCTGGCGCGAGGCCATGACGGCGATCCGCGACGACAGACACACGATGTTCTACTTCCTCTCGGACGGGGAGTACCAGTGGAAGTCGGTGATGATGTTCCCGAGCCGGAAAGCGGAGTCACGCTGGATCCACGAGTTCTACAAGGACCACGGACGCGTCGTCCAGAACATCCGCAACTCCGTGATACACAACGTTTTGAAGTTCCAGACGGATCCCGAGATATTCACGGAACTCGAACAGGACGACACCTAG
- a CDS encoding ferritin family protein: MTDEATFRLALDRESRSGRYYRNAVERHWDPAAIDLDDDREPLVEAHPATFDHLRSTVAKFGAGERAVTEDLAPLSVVLDDAADQAYLSTQLYEEARHLDFFERYWTAVINPVERERDLPVSSPTEDRWVNDAYDELLARTDAAMHRLLDDDTPEHRAIALCHYHLTIEGILAQTAYWGLQQSYGPSEPDLPTLPGFTTGLERIRSDEGRHVGFGMSKLRELVAEGVDPQLLHDTVTELLGLVQQTTTDGLGDGSEETPGPSADDLQNYAIEKHTERMAQITSPETDLPDVDTLVTLDSP; the protein is encoded by the coding sequence ATGACCGACGAGGCGACGTTTCGACTCGCGCTCGATCGGGAGAGCCGATCGGGACGCTACTACCGCAACGCCGTCGAACGACACTGGGACCCTGCGGCGATCGATCTCGACGACGATCGTGAGCCACTCGTCGAAGCGCATCCCGCGACCTTCGACCACCTGCGCTCGACCGTCGCGAAGTTCGGTGCCGGCGAGCGCGCCGTCACCGAGGACCTCGCCCCGCTCTCGGTCGTGCTCGACGACGCCGCGGACCAGGCCTATCTCAGCACGCAGCTGTACGAAGAAGCGCGCCACCTCGATTTCTTCGAGCGGTACTGGACGGCGGTGATCAACCCGGTCGAGCGCGAGCGCGACCTGCCGGTGAGTTCGCCGACCGAGGATCGGTGGGTCAACGACGCGTACGACGAACTGCTCGCCCGCACGGACGCGGCGATGCACCGGCTGCTCGACGACGACACGCCCGAGCACCGCGCGATCGCGCTGTGTCACTACCACCTGACCATCGAGGGCATTCTGGCACAGACGGCCTACTGGGGGCTCCAGCAGAGCTACGGTCCCTCCGAGCCGGACCTCCCGACGCTGCCGGGTTTTACCACCGGACTGGAGCGCATCCGGAGCGACGAGGGTCGCCACGTCGGGTTCGGAATGAGCAAGCTCCGCGAACTCGTCGCGGAGGGCGTCGACCCACAGCTGCTACACGACACCGTCACGGAACTGCTGGGGCTGGTCCAGCAGACGACGACCGACGGACTGGGCGACGGCAGCGAGGAGACGCCGGGTCCCTCCGCCGACGACCTGCAGAACTACGCGATCGAGAAACACACCGAGCGGATGGCACAGATCACGTCTCCCGAGACTGACCTGCCGGACGTGGACACGCTCGTGACTCTCGATTCACCGTGA
- a CDS encoding enoyl-CoA hydratase/isomerase family protein — protein sequence MTGDQVRVEIADEVATITLNRPEARNALSAEAADELAAAIETAEDSAARCVVLQSEGAAFCAGGDVNAMLESIDRDVPPAERVEVVVGAVNRAIKRVYDCRLPTVAKIDGPAFGAGAGLAIACDLQLASPAAKISFGFRRVGLAVDSGVSYLLPRLVGLNTAKELIFTGELVDADRARDLGLVTRVFEASSFDEGVENIVETIATGPTVALAASKRLVNHQPDSFDAATAREANAQGVAFSTADHEEGARAFVESREPEFDGR from the coding sequence ATGACCGGAGATCAGGTCCGCGTCGAGATCGCAGACGAGGTCGCAACGATCACGCTGAACCGCCCCGAAGCGCGCAACGCGCTCTCTGCGGAGGCCGCAGACGAACTCGCTGCGGCGATCGAGACCGCCGAAGACAGCGCGGCACGGTGTGTCGTCCTCCAGAGTGAGGGGGCGGCCTTCTGTGCCGGCGGGGACGTGAACGCGATGCTCGAGAGCATCGACCGGGACGTGCCGCCGGCAGAGCGCGTCGAGGTCGTCGTCGGCGCGGTCAACCGCGCGATCAAGCGCGTCTACGACTGTCGGCTCCCGACGGTGGCGAAGATCGACGGTCCGGCCTTCGGGGCCGGTGCGGGTCTGGCGATCGCCTGTGACCTGCAACTCGCGAGCCCGGCGGCGAAGATCAGTTTCGGCTTCCGCCGCGTCGGACTCGCGGTCGATTCGGGCGTGTCCTACCTCCTCCCGCGGCTCGTCGGGCTCAACACCGCCAAGGAACTGATCTTCACTGGCGAACTGGTCGACGCCGACCGCGCCCGAGATCTCGGGCTCGTTACCCGCGTGTTCGAGGCGTCGTCGTTCGACGAGGGCGTCGAGAACATCGTCGAGACGATCGCGACGGGGCCGACGGTCGCACTGGCGGCCTCGAAGCGACTGGTGAACCACCAGCCCGACTCCTTCGACGCCGCGACGGCGCGGGAAGCGAACGCGCAGGGCGTCGCCTTCTCGACCGCGGACCACGAGGAGGGCGCGAGAGCCTTCGTCGAGAGTCGCGAACCGGAGTTCGATGGGCGCTGA
- a CDS encoding cryptochrome/photolyase family protein, translating to MRIHWHRRDLRTTDNAGLAAATADSPVVPVFVFDDAVLDHAAPPRVAFMLDALDSLRAQYRDRGSDLVIAHGDPTAEIPRLAEAFGADGVTWGEAYSGLGIERDIAVRQALDDVGVEREAVTDSVHHRPGEITTNDGDPYSVFTYFGRKWHDREKEDPYDAPGPDELADVSGDPLPSVGDLGFEEPQAEIPPAGTEPARELLDAFCEDDIYRYEDRRDYPADDCTSRLSAHLKFGTIGIREVYERTASAAAAADDEERRESVAEFQSQLAWREFYTQVLFANRSVVTDNYKTYERPLQWRDDPEALQAWKDGETGYPIVDAGMRQLRQEAFVHNRVRMIVASFLTKDLLIDWRAGYEWFKERLVDHDTANDNGGWQWAASTGTDAQPYFRIFNPMTQGERYDPDAEYIKTYVPELRDAEPSVIHEWPDLSLTQRRNAAPEYPDPIVDHSERRDQALEMFETARGES from the coding sequence ATGCGAATCCACTGGCATCGACGCGACCTCCGGACGACCGACAACGCCGGCCTGGCCGCAGCGACGGCCGACAGCCCGGTCGTGCCGGTGTTCGTCTTCGACGACGCCGTCCTCGACCACGCCGCACCGCCCCGCGTGGCGTTCATGCTGGACGCGCTCGACTCGCTGCGGGCACAGTACCGCGACCGCGGGAGCGACCTCGTGATCGCTCACGGCGATCCGACGGCCGAGATCCCGCGGCTGGCCGAGGCGTTCGGAGCCGACGGCGTGACCTGGGGCGAGGCCTACTCCGGGCTCGGAATCGAGCGCGACATCGCCGTCCGGCAGGCCCTCGACGACGTGGGCGTCGAACGCGAGGCGGTCACCGATTCGGTTCACCATCGCCCCGGCGAGATCACGACCAACGACGGCGATCCGTACTCGGTGTTCACGTACTTCGGGCGCAAGTGGCACGACCGGGAGAAAGAGGACCCCTACGACGCGCCCGGCCCGGACGAACTGGCCGACGTGTCCGGCGATCCCCTGCCGTCGGTGGGAGACCTGGGGTTCGAGGAACCACAGGCAGAGATCCCTCCGGCGGGGACGGAGCCGGCCCGGGAGCTCCTCGACGCGTTCTGCGAGGACGACATCTATCGGTACGAGGACCGCCGAGACTACCCCGCAGACGACTGCACCTCACGGCTCTCGGCTCACCTCAAGTTCGGGACGATCGGCATCAGGGAGGTGTACGAGCGGACCGCGAGCGCGGCGGCAGCGGCCGACGACGAGGAACGGCGCGAATCCGTCGCGGAGTTCCAGTCGCAGTTGGCCTGGCGGGAGTTCTACACGCAGGTCCTCTTTGCCAACCGGTCGGTCGTCACGGACAACTACAAGACCTACGAGCGCCCGCTCCAGTGGCGCGACGACCCCGAGGCGCTCCAGGCCTGGAAGGACGGCGAGACGGGATACCCGATCGTCGACGCCGGGATGCGCCAGCTCCGCCAGGAGGCGTTCGTGCACAACCGCGTCCGGATGATCGTCGCCTCCTTTCTCACCAAGGACTTGCTGATCGACTGGCGAGCGGGATACGAGTGGTTCAAAGAGCGTCTGGTGGACCACGACACCGCGAACGACAACGGCGGGTGGCAGTGGGCCGCCTCGACGGGAACCGACGCCCAGCCGTACTTCCGGATCTTCAATCCGATGACTCAGGGCGAGCGGTACGACCCCGACGCGGAGTACATCAAGACGTACGTCCCCGAACTGCGTGACGCCGAGCCGTCGGTGATCCACGAGTGGCCCGACCTCTCGCTGACCCAGCGTCGCAACGCCGCCCCGGAGTACCCCGACCCCATCGTCGACCACAGCGAGCGGCGCGACCAGGCTCTGGAGATGTTCGAGACCGCCCGCGGCGAGAGCTGA